The region ATCTTAGATCGAGAATTAACCTCTTCTTACCATTCGACTGGACAGAAACTGTTAAAGGGTTAATAACATGTGGCGCTATATGGCAAACCTCAACTGTGCCTAATTTGACTAAATCAGAAATAGCCCTAGTTACAAAATCAGCATTATCCAAAGCCGATTTGTTATTTCTTGAAAATTGATTTGGCGGCAAATCATAAAATGGAATAACATAGCCATATTTTACGATATCCAGAATGAAATCAGGAGCACCAATCTTGTGCCAAAATTCTTGGTGAGATTTTAACCTACCAGAAACTTTAATATCGCATGTACCATCAGATTCTTCATATTCTGCTAGATCATTTACCACATTAGGATGGTCTATATTCATGATTTCTACAAGATCATACTTAACTTTGTTATTTACTTTAGCGGCTGTTTCCAGTCTGGGTGGAACTCTGGTAGCTCTGATCTCTGTATTGACTGTTACTGCGTGCTGGACAGGATTCTTTCCAGTCCCCGAACTTGCCACAGAACAAACATGCTCCTTTTGCTTGCTTAAAACCGGGCCATACCGGGGTTGCCAAGAAAAAGCGGATTAGGATTAGCCCTAGGAGTAAAACCAGAAGTAGACTGTACGTCTCTCTTGAAGCGTTTTGGGGGCTTTCTGGCTTGCTGTTTCTGTTTGATTTTCCTCCCTGCTCTTGCTTCTGCACGCATGATCCTCTTCTCATCGTCTTCATCTTCAGCCAACTCATTGGTCTCGTATTCAGCGACGGTTGTCCAACCATGCTCGCTCTGTTCAGCTAATTTGATCAGCTTCTGTCTATCTCGTAGTAGACCCAAGGCTTTTCTTAATGATTGGTCTGCTTCAATCGGTTTCTCAATAGATTCTTCTATTAATTCCAGAATGGATCTGATAAATAAGAATAAGAtacaaaacatgataaaggctCATTAATTTTATTACATAACAATCATGTCTCGTATTATAGTATCCTGATCACTCAAGCATCGATCCTATATAACCTCGATATGCTTCGTCGTGCACTGATGCATGCTAAACTCACAAATTTTTAGCGACATAAATTTCACTAACGATTGAAGCTTACGGCCTATATTGAAAATTACTCATTGTGACAcaacaaaaataactacacacgcTAATTAAGATGAACAAAAACACCTATTAAATCTTTTTAGCAGCAATAACGCACTTGAGCCGGGGTGAGTCCAATTTCGCACCAATTTTACTGACAAAGGAACTCAACACTAGACACACGCCCAGACTTTCTTATTTGGCAGCATAATTCATTACCATTCAGCACAGAGGCTTTATattaaatatacacaaatatactCAAACTTTGTTTTAACCGCGCAGAAGACGTTTGCCACGGACCTGAAACAGGGTGGGGCAATTTTCGCGCCAAAATACAAACAAAGAGCTCGACCCAAAAACTACACAAAAAAGGCACCATATCCCAATTTCTTGGAATTCATCTCATTCAGACTCTAAAAGCGTATTTATAATCTACTATAGAAGTAAATGAACACTTAACTGATTGAATTCAAATTGTCTTTTGTTGCCTTCCCTCTTCCACTTGACTTCCTTCTTCGCGAAACTTCGCTCACTTTCTTCTGTAACACCTCTATATTTCTCTCGTTTTCTTCCTGAAACTGCCTCTTGGTATCCTCTAATGAAACTGCGAACCTGGTCGCTAACTCATCCTGGGAAGACTTAATAGACTGTAAAAGTGCTTGAAAATCTCCTTTCGTTGCTGCCTCGGTAGACATGTCGgcggaaaaaaaaattgtgtgttgtAGGCTCCAGCTACCGGCGTGAAGTGATCTAACCCCGAACAACCCTTCACAATCTCATTCCCGATGACGTAATCGTGAagaagtttaatttattctaattCAACGAGGGCAGTATCAACCGAATAAATTTCCAAATATttctaatatatttgggtgtatttctaatacatttgggtgtattcctaatacatttgggtgtatttctgatacatttggggtgtattcctaataaggTAGGGACCGAGTCCCGGAATTGAAGTCCCGCCCAGTAGCGAGTACCGGGCAGGAATTCCATGCCGGATtcgaaattaaaaaacaaaaaaacaattttttttttttttaaagtttttttcggttttgtagtgtccctggacctagacctaaatgctaggatcattcatggttgacctaaaaaaaaaaaaaaaaaatgtcaagatgttttgtattttgaatatgaacattgatactttgtattcatgtcatactctattaatgttttcaaaatgcattcaaattcaatgcattttgaaatcattaatagactatgacatgaatacaaaatatcaattttcatattaaaaatacaaaacatcttgaaatttttttcatttttttcatttttttaggtcaaccatgaatgatcctagcatttaggtctaggtccagggacacttctgaaaaaaaccttttttttttttaaattttgggtaCCCGGGTACCCACCCGAAAAAATaaacgggtacccgggcacaaaattacccgaaaatcccaaCCCTAATTCCTAATAtacttgggtgtatttctaatatatTTGGGTATATTTCTAATACATTCGGATATATGTCTAATAtaatttctaatacatttggatatatttctaatacatttgggtgtattcctaataaatttgagtgtatttctaatacatttgggtcaatttctaatacatttgaatgtattcctaatatatttggatGTGTTTCTAATACACTTatgtgtattcctaatatatttgggtatattcctaatAGAGGCCTTGcttgtgacgtatcatcccgtaaatatggcggactactcaaatgcattcaacaaaagcatgattgcaatctaccgtgacagtacgatcaaataggttgatgacaacatttgattgaatggactgcactccgccataactacggtgaaggacaccggctcaaatcctttgtttggagccaatcgataatttcatgcagggcttctatacatttgggtgcattcctaatacatttgggtgcattcctaataaatctgggtgtattcctaatacatttatgTGTATTCTTTATACATTAaggtgcattcctaatacatttgggtgcattcctactacatttgggtgcattcctactacatttgggtgtattcctaatacattttggtgcATTCCTAATAGTACATATTTGagtgcattcctaatacatttgggtgttttcCTTTAGGGGTGATATCCATGGAGAATCCTCAGAAGAAGCCCACAAGTTTTTCATGGAGAATTATCATCAAATATTCCCAGGAAGGAGACCCTTACCCGGCATTCCCTTGGGGAACCAGGATCGATCAACAGGACCACAGGCTGCCAGTAAAACTTCAGGGCCACAGGCTGCCAGTAAAAGCTCTTCTAATTTATCAACAGGTGTGTGCTTGGGTGTGGGTGTGTAGGGAGTAAGGGTGTGATTTTCGGTAATtatgtgcccgggtacccggcacATTTTTTgtgcgggtaaccgggtacccgaaattgcaaaaaaaaaaaatgcaaaaattttttttttttttctttcgattttgtagtgtccctggacctagacctaaggggcggtcactatttacgccaggggggggatggaggattttccaacttttccctcaaatttttCATGTTCCCCTGTTGGCTTCAgaaaaaattcaggttcccccaTCGATCAGGtaaaaaattcaggttcccccccTAACAAAAACAATACTACGGTCTTCATGTATTTTTACTTTGTACTTTTATtgtctctcttttaaaataatgaaatataaagaGTTCTGTATACTGTATAAATATAATTCGTGTTCCCCCCAATCATAATAGAATTTTTTTCGTGTTCCCCCTTCAATCCTCCATCCCCGGCGTAAATAGTGACTGcccctaaatgctaggatcattcatggttgacctaaaaaaaaaaatgcatgatgttttgtgtttttattgttttcatgtaATACTCtattttaaaatgatatcaaaatgcattgaatttgaatgaattttgatataattaatagagtatgacatgaaaacaaattatcaattttcatattaaaaacacaaaacatcgttcaaattaaaaaaaaaaaatttaggtcaaaccatgaatgatcctagcatttaggtctaggtccagacaCTACAAATCcggaaaaaaaataattatttttcttttaaatttcgggcacccgggcagggtatttcatgcccgggtaatgtaatcttggGCGGGTACCCGCGAGCCCGCCCGAAAATCCCTGGCTTAGTAGGGAGGAGGGTGTGCATTGATTTTCACTGTGGACACACTCTTGAATAGAATCTAGTGGACACGCAAAAACTGAGGACATCCTTGTTTTTTTAGACCGTGCTCTATAGAGGGCGACAG is a window of Amphiura filiformis chromosome 2, Afil_fr2py, whole genome shotgun sequence DNA encoding:
- the LOC140172070 gene encoding uncharacterized protein, yielding MEFLPVSDQVRSFIRGYQEAVSGRKREKYRGVTEESERSFAKKEVKWKREGNKRQFEFNQSILELIEESIEKPIEADQSLRKALGLLRDRQKLIKLAEQSEHGWTTVAEYETNELAEDEDDEKRIMRAEARAGRKIKQKQQARKPPKRFKRDVQSTSGFTPRANPNPLFLGNPGMARF